In the Macrobrachium rosenbergii isolate ZJJX-2024 chromosome 23, ASM4041242v1, whole genome shotgun sequence genome, one interval contains:
- the LOC136851103 gene encoding uncharacterized protein: MQPVFPPSRKGLEKIPDSLPSLIAANGTPIRTYGTTTWAITILGCRYHWPFVIADVEFPLLDADFLGHHGLLVNFARQRLLDTGMCHSHQLSTGPRMPSICSAAPNSYTSLLQEFPDMFKPELRQSPGALARHGIFHHITTTGPPTHAKFRHLSPQKLQDAKRAFAEMERMGVCKKASSTWTSPLHMVKKSDGSWRPCGDYRRLNLVTTPDH; the protein is encoded by the coding sequence atgcagccggttttcccgccatccaggaaaggtttagaaaaaatacccgACTCACTGccctccctcatagcagcaaacggaactcccatccgcacttatGGCACAACAACCTGGGCTATCACAATCCTGGggtgcagataccactggcctttcgtcatagcAGATGTTGAGTTCCCTCTGCTGGATGCggatttcctagggcaccacggactccTAGTCAACTTCGCCAGacagcgcctcctcgacacagggatgtgccattcccatcagctctccaccggaccaaGGATGCCCTCCATATGCTccgcagcccccaacagctacacgtccctcctacaggaattcccggacatgttcaaaccagaactgcgccagtcacctggggctttgGCAAGGcatggcatcttccaccacatcaccacgacgggtccaccaacccatgccaagttccgacatctgtccccccagaagttacaagacgccaaacgggctTTTGCAGAAATGGAACGCATGGGTgtttgtaaaaaggcatcaagcacGTGGAcgtcccctctccacatggtgaagaaatctgatggttcatggaggccctgcggggactatcggcgcctgaatttggtaacaacaccagatcactaa
- the LOC136851551 gene encoding E3 ubiquitin-protein ligase TRIM31-like: MMDGEEELLCPTCSELYDDDVHIPLMLPRCGHNFCKLCLSGCGKKGHFPCPTCRKRHLKPPVAQLQPNIDLLTQVEFLKESTLGRCPSHGNLQEFWCRQCNETLCGACTVGEGHDVLKTRLFLAEKKKEVREQGNAILQNVIEEKEKIITKVKNCSLQLLKTCQLSSVTTCSGEDVKAVMNETKKTADIRSAMGSLKRMKSILDNFRSAAAEDPDWEPEEKHQNRRERHPVRALRDECHPNKHKRSRSKESLRQRERTEKENALNNAKGANSLRQRSVSNPPTADNNKENNLDGSPLIGLLDANLWPLRCCVYSEDGRRADLKWEGGRLHLYALSKEANDAHFMIKMSVLQTLIPQDNPEVFIDATAGERYLGRIYIRLWGHLRRAHNFLAMCMGTHGVSYRGARFQEVFARGIPGECLHAGEYPIRRGGESAAGVLKDLEWEGKYRKPMMKGLVVGAGSGRPDRDACFDICTKSNSVRQFACPFGEVVSGWDVVMAIVSNKPVRQVFMTNVGVVIPDQTKSSN, encoded by the exons ATGATGGACGGAGAAGAGGAACTGTTGTGTCCCACTTGCTCGGAACTGTACGATGATGACGTCCACATACCACTGATGCTGCCCAGATGCGGCCATAACTTCTGCAA GTTATGCTTGTCCGGCTGCGGCAAGAAAGGTCACTTCCCATGCCCTACCTGCAGAAAGCGTCATCTGAAGCCCCCCGTGGCACAACTCCAGCCCAATATTGACCTGTTGACCCAGGTCGAATTCCTCAAGGAATCCACG ctGGGAAGATGCCCTAGCCACGGCAACCTACAGGAGTtctggtgccgtcagtgcaacgaGACCCTCTGTGGGGCTTGCACCGTCGGCGAAGGCCACGACGTCCTGAAAACCAGGCTTTTCCTAgccgagaagaagaaggaagtgaGAGAACAGGGCAACGCCATCCTCCAAAATGTCAtcgaggagaaggagaaaatcATCACGAAAGTCAAGAACTGTTCGCTGCAGCTCCTGAAGACGTGTCAATTGAGTTCGGTCACCACCTGCTCGGGCGAGGACGTGAAGGCTGTCATGAACGAAACCAAGAAGACTGCTGACATCAGATCGGCCATGGGCAGCCTGAAGAGAATGAAGAGCATATTAGACAACTTCCGCAGTGCCGCCGCGGAGGACCCCGATTGGGAACCCGAGGAGAAGCACCAGAACCGACGGGAGAGGCATCCCGTCAGGGCCCTGAGGGACGAATGCCATCCGAACAAACATAAAAGGAGTCGAAGTAAAGAGTcactgaggcagagagagaggacggaaaaGGAGAATGCTCTCAACAACGCAAAGGGCGCCAACTCCCTAAGGCAGCGATCGGTATCCAACCCTCCAACGGCTGACAACAATAAGGAAAACAATCTCGATGGAAGTCCGCTGATTGGGTTGCTAGACGCGAACCTTTGGCCACTTCGGTGTTGCGTCTACAGTGAAGATGGCAGACGAGCGGACCTTAAATGGGAGGGGGGTAGGCTCCACTTGTATGCCCTCAGCAAGGAGGCCAATGACGCACATTTCATGATCAAG ATGTCAGTTCTCCAGACTCTGATTCCCCAAGACAACCCTGAGGTGTTCATTGACGCCACAGCAGGCGAAAGATACCTCGGACGCATCTACATCCGCCTGTGGGGACACCTCCGCCGTGCCCACAACTTCCTGGCCATGTGCATGGGCACGCACGGGGTCTCCTACCGAGGAGCAAGATTCCAGGAAGTCTTCGCGAGGGGCATACCAGGCGAATGCCTACACGCGGGGGAGTACCCGATCAGACGAGGAGGTGAATCTGCCGCCGGGGTTCTGAAGGACTTGGAGTGGGAGGGGAAATACAGGAAGCCAATGATGAAAGGCCTCGTCGTTGGCGCCGGGAGCGGCCGCCCTGACCGCGATGCCTGTTTCGACATCTGCACCAAGAGCAACAGCGTCAGGCAGTTCGCCTGTCCCTTCGGGGAGGTCGTCAGCGGCTGGGACGTGGTGATGGCCATCGTCAGCAACAAACCCGTGAGACAAGTCTTCATGACCAACGTTGGTGTGGTTATACCCGACCAGACAAAGAGCAGTAACTGA